The Ancylothrix sp. D3o DNA segment GTATAGACAAATACATTTTTTAGCGAATTTTGTGGGGCCGGTGGAAATAAGAAATTTTTTAACCGCAGATAAACGCAGATGGACGCAGATGTAGAGACGTTCGCAGCAGTTCGTCTGTACTTTTTTAAGGCAGATGTGGTATGAGGTTTAGTGATATGGTAGAAGCTATAAAAAATTTTTGTTTTAAGGAAAAGCTAGAATTTATAGGGTTTTAACCGGCAAAATTAAGAGGTTTTTTTGGGAGTAACAAATCTTGGCTGAAGAATGTTTTTTATCGGGAACTCAAACTTGGTTACACTATCTCGAATCTTGCCAAAGTACGAATTCTTGGGCAATGGAACAAGGTCAAAATTTGGCGGATGGGGATGTGGTTTTTACTCGCAATCAAACGGCGGGACGGGGACAGCATGGCCGCAGTTGGATGTCACCGGCAGGAGTTTTAACGGCGAGTTTTATTTTGGATAATTTGCCGGTTTCTCAGTTACCAGGTTTAAGTTTGAGTGCCGGTTTGGCGGTGGTTTATGCGGTGGAGGAATTATTGCCAAATTTACAGGGAAAATTGCGTTTGAAATGGCCTAATGATGTGTGGTTAAATGAGCGGAAGTTGGCCGGTATTTTGTGTGAGGCAACTACGAGTTTTTCTCGCAGTCGTGCTATTGTTGGTATTGGCTTAAATTGTTGTGTTGATTTACCGGCTTTGGGGCTGGATTCTGCAATTAGTTTACATGAGGTTTGTGGTGATGTGCCGGCAGATTTGGTATTGTTGGAA contains these protein-coding regions:
- a CDS encoding biotin--[acetyl-CoA-carboxylase] ligase, which codes for MAEECFLSGTQTWLHYLESCQSTNSWAMEQGQNLADGDVVFTRNQTAGRGQHGRSWMSPAGVLTASFILDNLPVSQLPGLSLSAGLAVVYAVEELLPNLQGKLRLKWPNDVWLNERKLAGILCEATTSFSRSRAIVGIGLNCCVDLPALGLDSAISLHEVCGDVPADLVLLERLRYYLLQAKSILCQGEAGLAVLLPELRRRDLLLNREVVLDLGGEEFRGEAAGLDAEGRFLLRLADNTIKPFSSGRVIRFI